A window of the Bdellovibrio sp. ZAP7 genome harbors these coding sequences:
- a CDS encoding IucA/IucC family protein translates to MKWISFITVLLFVLPGFADLERWQKWEVERNDLQSNEKLYHKLPDSAELKAYQTETLYLLEVDPRFVDTVSAESVEIPAELKTADGKVKFFIHPSSLELFKELISHGKLTKVAAKPTTSPRTFFVADMMVKVSLSDKVNGAIRTVYPMQMQRATAISSLLANLPESSQKENGFGFLPEPIGVFDKTPNSPFGFLVRKIPEHIRNGTTTLVPVLSYVAKNQGASLLEVDAKTQGISAIELVERYLIPALVKSYAFAAQYGVVLEAHQQNTLLELDSKGSFTGRVFYRDLDGARIDFNLREKLNLPTKELLKVQDSHWIFDLENLQKMRENTFVPRGRPVAWSPVLETAFQRYMVGSSIYLLRKAVQDQKGYSPFRIEKIIYEELQKSSPSVNSCQAVFR, encoded by the coding sequence ATGAAGTGGATTTCATTCATCACTGTGCTTCTATTTGTATTACCCGGCTTTGCTGACCTTGAACGTTGGCAAAAATGGGAAGTCGAGCGCAATGATTTACAGTCCAACGAAAAGCTCTATCACAAGCTTCCTGATTCCGCCGAATTGAAGGCGTATCAGACTGAGACGCTTTATCTTTTGGAAGTTGATCCAAGATTCGTCGATACCGTGTCTGCTGAAAGCGTAGAAATTCCGGCGGAACTTAAAACTGCTGATGGCAAAGTGAAATTTTTCATTCATCCATCTTCATTGGAGCTTTTTAAAGAACTTATTTCTCACGGAAAACTTACGAAGGTTGCTGCTAAACCCACAACGTCGCCCCGAACTTTCTTTGTTGCCGATATGATGGTGAAAGTCTCTTTGTCAGATAAGGTGAATGGTGCGATTCGTACTGTGTATCCGATGCAAATGCAGCGAGCGACTGCTATTAGTTCGTTGCTTGCTAATCTTCCTGAATCCTCTCAGAAAGAAAATGGTTTTGGTTTCTTGCCCGAACCCATCGGGGTTTTTGATAAAACACCCAACAGCCCTTTTGGATTCTTGGTAAGAAAGATTCCGGAGCACATTCGTAATGGTACTACCACTCTGGTTCCAGTGCTGTCGTATGTCGCAAAAAATCAGGGAGCTTCATTGTTGGAAGTCGATGCAAAGACTCAAGGGATTTCAGCTATTGAGCTCGTTGAAAGATATTTAATTCCTGCACTCGTGAAAAGCTATGCCTTTGCAGCTCAGTATGGTGTGGTCCTTGAGGCGCATCAACAGAACACGTTGTTGGAGCTTGATTCTAAGGGAAGCTTTACGGGGCGCGTTTTTTACCGTGACTTAGATGGCGCCCGAATTGATTTCAACCTTCGCGAAAAATTGAATCTTCCCACGAAAGAGCTTCTAAAGGTTCAAGACAGTCATTGGATCTTTGATTTGGAAAATCTGCAAAAGATGCGGGAGAACACCTTTGTCCCAAGGGGACGTCCTGTAGCCTGGTCGCCAGTACTCGAAACAGCGTTTCAAAGGTACATGGTAGGTTCTTCCATCTATTTATTAAGAAAAGCTGTTCAGGATCAAAAAGGCTATTCGCCATTCCGTATAGAGAAGATCATTTATGAAGAGCTTCAGAAAAGCTCTCCTTCAGTGAATTCTTGTCAGGCGGTGTTTAGATAA
- a CDS encoding C1 family peptidase, giving the protein MKSFVFALLFLSQFGTLSFAVAAGPPLCSMIFTDTPWGELRRDFQHNDHYTKEIPQDTAIKNQCNLGTCHLHSWLGAMEKTYTLRTGEVMTLSNQFMSAHQLLARSIMQLKTGEENVAKVELGAGPLNSRDSIMLYGVIPEGLWTPKTEFYKNPQAQILKEYTENIIGRTKALAAKVEDPAQKKAIIENGVEQLRKLHRDFVGELPKTFQWEGRQWTPQEFAWKKFSFFLGPQTQMIIQANRKAMPHTERVGKDQRVYTDINSVETMAANMIDRGSMVYLSYEHHHEYVDKPTGIMSIRAFYTPDFAKPLTRQLREQFDKNGGGHAVQIIGYERHPQTGHIVKWKIKNSWGEKSGDEGYYHMYDDYFRAFAKGITYQEIDPAITLKMPVKGN; this is encoded by the coding sequence ATGAAGTCATTCGTATTCGCGCTGCTATTTTTGTCTCAATTTGGAACACTGAGTTTTGCAGTGGCCGCAGGCCCTCCACTATGCTCAATGATCTTCACCGACACTCCCTGGGGTGAACTGCGCCGCGATTTCCAGCATAACGATCACTACACGAAAGAAATTCCTCAAGATACGGCGATTAAGAATCAATGCAACTTGGGCACGTGTCATTTGCACTCTTGGCTAGGTGCTATGGAGAAAACTTATACTTTGCGCACAGGCGAAGTCATGACCCTCTCAAATCAATTTATGAGTGCTCACCAACTTTTGGCGCGCTCAATCATGCAGCTTAAAACTGGTGAAGAAAATGTCGCCAAGGTCGAGCTGGGTGCAGGGCCTTTAAATTCCCGTGACAGTATTATGCTTTATGGAGTGATCCCCGAGGGACTTTGGACTCCAAAAACTGAATTCTATAAAAACCCACAGGCGCAAATTTTAAAAGAGTACACCGAAAACATCATCGGCCGTACCAAAGCGTTGGCGGCTAAAGTTGAAGACCCTGCTCAGAAAAAAGCCATCATTGAAAACGGCGTTGAACAACTGCGCAAACTACACCGCGATTTCGTCGGGGAACTTCCTAAAACTTTCCAATGGGAAGGTCGCCAGTGGACTCCTCAAGAATTCGCCTGGAAGAAATTTTCATTCTTTCTGGGGCCACAGACTCAAATGATCATCCAGGCAAACCGGAAAGCCATGCCTCATACCGAAAGAGTCGGAAAAGATCAGCGAGTTTATACTGACATAAACTCGGTTGAAACAATGGCCGCAAATATGATTGACCGCGGAAGCATGGTTTATCTTTCCTATGAGCACCATCATGAGTATGTGGACAAGCCGACAGGAATTATGTCGATTCGCGCATTCTATACTCCCGATTTCGCAAAACCTTTGACTCGCCAACTACGAGAGCAATTTGACAAAAATGGCGGTGGTCATGCGGTACAGATTATTGGATATGAGCGTCACCCACAAACGGGTCATATTGTTAAATGGAAGATCAAGAATAGCTGGGGCGAAAAAAGCGGCGATGAGGGTTATTATCACATGTATGATGACTATTTCAGAGCTTTCGCTAAGGGCATTACCTATCAGGAAATCGATCCGGCTATAACTCTAAAAATGCCCGTAAAAGGCAACTAG